In a single window of the Solea solea chromosome 14, fSolSol10.1, whole genome shotgun sequence genome:
- the LOC131472288 gene encoding uncharacterized protein LOC131472288, with the protein MSSRKERQGYTKPQKRIKQEFTPLEKIEQQQALLHIEQLLQEEPQQPQLQLTHGAIPFPDPVKEVTPRDAISDPDNENDINALRAYTDRIAQRLDQVQDSVNELLALIPPRSAHATADDIVLLSPCKSVDQLEEFDQSLNQLERRTKLQQYLVTLGGENGGIAVRRMLRRVATNDVLSQYSLRGRKSKRAFQDLSLCRIIISACQISFPSLTAAQVEDLIGQALKFAPHRQRSSRKD; encoded by the exons ATGAGTTCAAGGAAGGAACGACAGGGCTACACAAAGCCACAGAAGAGGATAAAACAGGAGTTTACACCACTGGAAAAGATCGAGCAACAACAGGCACTTCTCCATATAGAGCAGTTACTACAAGAAgagccacaacaaccacagctACAACTGACACATGGGGCCATTCCATTTCCGGACCCAGTCAAAG AAGTGACTCCTAGAGATGCAATAAGTGACCCAGACAATGAGAATGACATTAATG CTTTGAGAGCATACACGGACCGCATTGCACAACGGTTGGACCAGGTGCAGGACAGTGTGAATGAGTTGCTCGCACTCATTCCACCACGGTCAGCACACGCCACTGCAGATGACATAGTATTGCTGTCTCCCTGCAAAAGTGTCGACCAACTGGAGGAGTTTGACCAGAGTCTAAATCAGCTGGAGAGGAGGACCAAACTG CAACAATACCTCGTGACCTTAGGTGGAGAGAACGGTGGTATTGCAGTTCGCCGTATGCTGCGGCGAGTGGCTACTAATGATGTTCTGTCACAATATAGCCTGAGAGGGAGAAAGTCAAAAAGGGCTTTCCAAGACCTTTCCCTATGTAGGATTATAATAA GTGCCTGCCAGATAAGCTTCCCTTCACTCACTGCAGCACAAGTAGAAGACCT
- the mars2 gene encoding methionine--tRNA ligase, mitochondrial → MRLPFLVATRSIGAVHRLRQSPLLPSPLSALSRLQRFAAVSSQCKDERSYYITTPIFYVNASPHLGHLYSAVIADCFHRFKLLQGFNSKFATGTDEHGLKIQQAAEAAGKDPLTFCTDVSQRFKHLFDSCDVSYTDYIRTPEQRHRRAVEHFWSVLWNNGLICRGHYEGWYSTQDESFLTPLQVGDAVDSSGTPIKVSLESGHKVEWMKEENYVFRLSAFRSQLLNWLRGNPRVIQPECFYQVVLQWLQQDLPDLSVSRQRSRLQWGISVPNDPEQTIYVWLDALVNYLTVAGYPDTHDQWWKVVHHIVGKDILKFHAIYWPAFLLGAGLPLPQTIYVHSHWTAEGKKMSKSVGNVVDPLQRSQMFTTDGMRYFLLRQGVPDSDCDYTDHKVTKLLNAELCDSLGGLLNRCTAPGLNPAQVYPAFCPQSFSRERGGRTVFEDHHMLDAVKNLPAVVERHYENMHLYKALEAIAACVRQTNAFVQRHAPWKLDREDSKDKRWLDTIIHVSFECLRIYGILLQPVVPGISNKLLSRLGVQPDERNWAALNFLPRHQGIDCPLEGRPLGSESGVLFSRLESQNQKPNKAKKGLQKLTKA, encoded by the exons ATGAGGCTCCCGTTTCTTGTTGCCACCAGAAGCATCGGTGCTGTTCACCGCCTGCGACAGAGCCCGTtgcttccctctcctctctcggCTCTGTCGAGACTGCAGAGGTTCGCTGCTGTGAGCAGTCAGTGCAAAGATGAGAGGAGCTACTACATCACGACCCCCATCTTCTACGTCAACGCTTCTCCTCACCTGGGACACCTGTATTCAGCTGTGATAGCGGACTGCTTTCACCGGTTTAAGCTGCTTCAGGGATTCAACTCAAAGTTTGCAACAG GCACAGATGAACACGGCTTGAAAATCCAACAAGCCGCTGAAGCTGCGGGAAAAGATCCCCTGACCTTCTGCACCGACGTGTCGCAGCGATTCAAACATCTGTTCGACAGCTGCGACGTTTCGTACACGGACTACATACGAACCCCGGAGCAGAGACATCGTCGGGCTGTGGAGCATTTCTGGTCGGTGCTCTGGAACAACGGACTCATCTGCAGGGGACATTATGAAGGCTGGTACTCGACACAGGACGAAAGTTTCCTCACGCCGTTGCAGGTGGGCGACGCAGTGGACTCGTCGGGGACGCCGATCAAGGTGTCGCTGGAGAGTGGACACAAG GTGGAGTGGATGAAAGAAGAGAACTACGTGTTCCGTCTGTCTGCGTTTCGGTCTCAGCTTCTCAACTGGCTCAGAGGAAATCCCCGCGTAATACAGCCTGAATGTTTCTACCAGGTTGTCCTCCAGTGGCTACAGCAGGACCTCCCCGACCTCTCCGTGTCCCGTCAGAGAAGCCGCCTTCAGTGGGGCATCTCTGTCCCCAACGATCCCGAGCAGACCATCTATGTGTGGCTGGATGCTCTGGTGAACTACCTCACTGTGGCTGGATATCCAGACACTCACGACCAGTGGTGGAAAGTGGTCCACCACATTGTTGGAAAGGATATCTTAAAATTTCACGCCATCTACTGGCCAGCTTTCCTCCTGGGTGCTGGACTACCGCTGCCTCAGACAATATACGTGCACTCACACTGGACAGCAGAAGGAAAGAAGATGTCGAAAAGTGTGGGTAATGTCGTGGATCCTCTCCAACGCTCGCAGATGTTCACGACTGACGGTATGAGGTACTTTCTTCTGCGTCAAGGTGTTCCAGACTCGGACTGTGATTACACTGATCACAAAGTAACTAAGCTGCTCAACGCAGAGCTGTGCGACTCTCTGGGTGGTCTGCTTAACCGCTGCACAGCTCCAGGTCTTAACCCAGCTCAGGTTTACCCAGCTTTCTGTCCTCAGTCCTTCTCAAGAGAGCGGGGAGGCAGAACGGTGTTTGAAGACCACCACATGTTGGACGCTGTAAAAAATCTCCCTGCTGTGGTAGAGCGGCACTACGAGAACATGCATCTATACAAAGCTCTGGAGGCCATTGCTGCCTGTGTGAGGCAAACCAATGCCTTTGTTCAACGCCATGCACCCTGGAAGCTGGACAGGGAGGACAGTAAAGACAAGCGCTGGCTGGACACCATCATCCACGTCTCCTTTGAATGCCTGAGGATTTATGGGATCCTCCTGCAGCCAGTGGTACCAGGGATTTCTAACAAACTCCTGTCCAGACTTGGAGTGCAACCAGACGAAAGGAACTGGGCAGCACTGAATTTCCTGCCACGGCATCAGGGAATCGACTGTCCCCTTGAAGGGAGACCACTAGGATCTGAATCTGGAGTACTTTTTAGTCGACTGGAAAGTCAAAATCAAAAACctaacaaagcaaaaaaaggccTACAAAAATTAACTAAGGCGTGA